In one window of Macrotis lagotis isolate mMagLag1 chromosome 5, bilby.v1.9.chrom.fasta, whole genome shotgun sequence DNA:
- the LOC141490201 gene encoding sialidase-2-like, with protein MQDLRPMDTPPVLQREGLFHRGDQVYRIPALLYLEQHHTFLAFAEQRVSQADEKAKNIVLRRGKYQASTNQVKWKEMEVVRTAQLPGHRSMNPCPVYDEATGTLFLLFIAVQGLVSEQHQIQTRTNLVRLCCVTSEDNGKTWNPVTDLTDSAIGSAHKEWATFAIGPGHGLQLHNPTQSLVIPAYAYRLIGPEKPTPYAFCFLSNDHGKTWEMGNFTTMENTLESQVVEVNGHGQRVLYCNSRSTLRTRVQAVSSNDGVDFQHAQQIKKLFEPPHGCHGSVIGFPNPTKKILSSVDTWVLYSHPTDPLERKDLGVYLNRNPLDPAGWTKPAILARGPCAYSDLQYMGPGPSGSPQFGCLFEYENYDKILFIMFTLEQAFYS; from the exons CCCCATGGATACACCTCCAGTGTTACAGAGGGAGGGGTTGTTTCACAGAGGAGACCAGGTCTACAGGATCCCGGCCCTGCTTTATCTAGAGCAACACCACACCTTCTTGGCATTTGCTGAGCAGAGGGTCAGCCAAGCTGATGAGAAGGCCAAGAATATTGTCCTGCGCAGAGGAAAATACCAGGCCTCCACAAACCAGGTGAAG TGGAAAGAGATGGAGGTGGTGAGGACAGCTCAGCTGCCAGGCCACCGTTCCATGAACCCCTGCCCTGTGTATGATGAGGCCACGGGGACCTTGTTTCTTCTGTTCATAGCCGTCCAGGGCCTGGTCTCTGAACAACACCAGATCCAGACCAGGACCAATTTGGTGCGCCTGTGCTGTGTGACCAGCGAGGACAATGGGAAGACCTGGAACCCTGTCACAGACCTCACAGATTCCGCTATTGGGTCTGCCCACAAGGAGTGGGCCACTTTTGCCATTGGACCAGGTCATGGTCTACAGCTACACAACCCCACTCAGAGTCTGGTGATCCCAGCCTATGCTTATCGACTCATTGGGCCTGAGAAGCCCACTCCCTATGCCTTCTGCTTCCTCAGTAATGACCATGGGAAGACATGGGAGATGGGGAATTTTACAACCATGGAGAACACCTTGGAGTCTCAAGTGGTAGAAGTGAATGGTCATGGACAGAGGGTCTTATACTGTAACTCTAGAAGCACCCTCAGGACAAGGGTCCAGGCAGTCAGCTCCAATGATGGTGTGGATTTCCAGCATGCTCAACAGATCAAGAAATTGTTTGAACCACCACATGGCTGCCATGGAAGTGTGATTGGCTTCCCTAATCCTACCAAGAAGATCTTGAGTTCTGTAGACACCTGGGTACTTTACTCCCATCCCACAGATCCCTTAGAGCGGAAGGATCTGGGTGTGTATCTTAATAGGAATCCCTTGGATCCAGCAGGCTGGACCAAGCCAGCCATTCTAGCAAGAGGCCCCTGTGCTTACTCAGACCTCCAGTACATGGGGCCAGGTCCCAGTGGATCACCCCAGTTTGGCTGCTTGTTTGAAtatgaaaattatgataaaatcCTTTTTATCATGTTCACCCTTGAGCAAGCTTTCTACTCCTGA